The following is a genomic window from Engystomops pustulosus chromosome 11, aEngPut4.maternal, whole genome shotgun sequence.
CCCCCAAAGTTCAGAAGGAGTATGCCTAGTATGTGCATGACAAGAAGCATCTGCAAGAAGCTAATTTAAAGTTCGACAATCTATACCTCCAGGATCCGCACTGTTAATGATAATCCTGTTTCTTACACTTCGTAAGACGTTTCAACCTCCCTGGACTCACGGTGATGCCCCCCCCCCGAGAGGCTGATCCCTTTAATGTGTACTTGCTCATCGCAATGCGGTGGTCCCTGTGGAGCTGCCTATGCCCTTCTATTCCTGATATATCGGGCCTTGTTGGTTTGTCAGCCAGAAGGTATTAAGCGTCCAAGTCAGACAGGGTGGATGTATCCCACAACGCAGCACTAGTGGTGCTAGAAAGCGCCCCCTAGCAGGGGAGAACACGATGATCAGCCAGGAACTTAATGCATAGAATTGTAGGAAGATGGTGTGTGTATAAGTAAGACCTAACTTCTGGCTGGAGATGGTGCCACAGATCATCCAAAACCAGAAGTCGGGTATCAGCCCCACTGTTGATCTCTGCTTCAGAGTTCTATCCCAGACCATATTAAAGTCTCCCAAGACATGAGAAGTTTATGCCCAGAATTGGAGCGGTTATGCTATTCGGTGCGGTTCCTGGAGGGCTACAGACTTAAAATTCAAAAAGATGACAGGGCTAACCACCCTGACCCTACCCTGTTAGGGTATGCTAATAATTATAGGTTCAGGCCCATGTTATTTGGAGAGGGAGAATTTTCCATTGTTTTAAATTTCCCTCCAAAAACATAGGACATTATCCCTCTCCCCAGTAAAGTATACATGAGCAAccctgtgggtggtgccagtgcgggtcatgcatcctgtaaaatACTAGACTGGATGAATGTAGACaggatccaatctaagctcaataaaatcaacgtgtacaaagctcctggaccagatgggttacaccccagagtcctTAAAGAACTCACTTCTGTTATTGCTGTCTAAGATCTCCCGAGATTCCCTAATAACTCTTATGACGCCAAGTAACTGGCACAAGGGAAATGTGGTGCCACTATTTTCAAAAAGGCTCCAGAACTTTGCCAGggaattacaggcctgtaagcctaTCTTTTAGCATGTCTTATCCTTGTAATAAAGTTTACTTGTTATTGATTAAAAAAGGGGCAttttgactattggctgctgcgtgggagcactgtgactattgcctactgTAGGGGCTCATATTGGTTATATGCAGCGTTGTGGTTTGTCCTCAAAGGGCTGATTGTAATAAGTAACTTCTAAATCGCTTGCTTCACTGTTAAGGAGTAGATTTCTATAGTAATAAAATTATATTCTTCCCTTTTACAGCATCAACCAGGTTGATGTGGCCCaaggtgaaaaaaaataaaatttttccaCCCGACCCTAGGTAATCGTTGTGGGAGGCAGAACGGTATATTGAATCTACCATCATGAGATAGTCGATGGCGCCTCCCTAGATGGTCATGTGGGGGGTAGAGCAGTATATTCGGGGTCTACTATTACATATAACAGAGTGTCCTTCTGTCTCAGGAATGAGATATAAACGCAGAGGTGTCGATAAAAGTGGAGATGTTGCAAACTACGTAGAGACGGAACAATTCATCCACGTCCACAATCACACCCTATCTTTTGTGCAAACCCGAGGCTCCGTGCCTGTGTTCTGGAGTCAAGTCGGATATCGATACAATCCTCGTCCTCGTCTTGACAAGGGTAAGTGCCTGGTGGAGGGATCTGGCAGAGAACAGCTTATGTTCTAGTCAGCGCCATGTGACTTCTGTGTAGGCTACCCCTGTACTGGGATCTATAGCCACAATAGCCCCATTGTGGACTCGTGTAGCCATACACTGTTATTAGATATTCATAACCCACTTTTTGGTTGACTTTTTGGGTGTTATTCTTCTGTACCAAACATTCACTGCCTCTTGCAGGGGAGGTCGAGACGAACTTCTACTTCTGCTTACACTTCAATAAGGAGCTGGAGATCTACAAAAAGCAGGTGGGTGTTGAGGACCTGGTGGGTGTCGCGGTTGAGGGCTTTTTGGCATGCACCTTGTTTTGGTCACTGGCCTTTATGTGATTCCTACAGGTCCTCATTAACCTGGTTGACCAGACTGGCCGCGAGAAGATCATTGGGGACGCGTACATGAAGCAGGTTCTGATGTTTAACTGCCCTCACCTCACCTACGTGACCTTTGACTTTCACGAGCATTGGTAAATTCAGTTTGTAATAACTAGGGGTAGATAGGGATTGCACATTGCCCAGAAATTAGCAAGAAGTGACTGTTCACGAGCGGTTTGCTGGTTTATGTTCATTTTCACATTTACACATCTCTCTCCTCCATTTTCTGTTGGTTAATCACCTCTGCTTAGCCGAGGAATGAAGTTTGAGAATGTTCAGACTCTGACAGACGccatcagtgacatcatcacagacaTGAAATGGTGCTGGTGAGTAGCAGACACGTTGACGGTGTGGAAAACAGGAGGGGGTGCCGTCTGCTCCAATAATCTTGTATCGTGACAGGGTGGACCAGGCCGGTGTCATCTGCAAGCAGGAAGGGATCTTCAGAGTGAATTGTATGGACTGTCTGGATAGGACTAATGTGGTCCAAGCTGCCATTGCCCGGGTAGTCATGGAGCAGCAGGTAAGGCTTCCGGATTGCTCCTCTCTGTCCTCTGGGTGCTACGTAACTCTTTATTCTTCCTCCAGTTCCGAACCATATCCAGGCacatataattttaatttttcagcTTAAAAAGCTTGGAGTGATGCCGCCGGAGCAGCCGCTGCCGATGAAATGCTACAGGCTTTACCAAATGATGTGGGCAAACAATGGCGATGCCATAAGCAGGCAGTATGCCGGAACAGCAGCATTGAAGGTACAACTTCCTGCATTGCGTACAAGCAGACTAGGCCTTCAGCTCTCTGGTTATGGGCCACTTTCATGCAGTGGTCGGAATGTAAGCATCTGTATCCAACTCTGCCAGTGTCCGGACCTCACGCGGTGCCCTCTCCTCTAAGTACCACATTTGGTGGTGACATTTTTCTGTATGTGTCATATTTTGTGTCTTCACACAGGGAGACTTTACACGGACTGGTGAAAGGAAGCTGGCAGGGGTCATGAAAGACGGAGTAAATTCAGCAAATCGCTACTACATCAACAGGTTCAAGGATGCCTACCGGCAGGCAGTGATCGGTGGGTGCTCCAAAGTGTCATCCAAAGCGTGACCTCATTCTTAGACTGTACCCAGTCCTGTAGGATCCCTCATCACCCCAGTTTGTTAGGGTTATGTCACTGAGCTGTTGTCTGTCCTTCTGCAGacttgatgcaaggagtcccagtGACTGAAGATCTCTATTCGATATTCACAAAAGAGAAGGAGCACGAACTGTTACAGCGTCAGAGCCAGAGGAACCACCAGGAGCTGATCAGCCAACTGCTCCAGAACTACATGCAGATGCTGCTGCCAGACAATGAGAAGTTTCACGGAGGATGGGCCCTCATTGATTGTGACCCGAGGTCTGTGGATCCGAAGGGAATGACGGGTGGTAGAGGTGGGATTATGATCTTGTGTGTGTCCACTACAAATTCTGTTCCGTATCCAAACTGCAAGTCACGTTGATAGTCGAAACCTTTCACCCCCAACCCTCTATTAACACTTAAACTTGCTCTTTCAGTCTCATTGATGCAACACATAAAGATGTTGAAGTTCTGCTTCTTCTCTCGGACTGCGCCTACTACGTGGCTTAGTAAGTGACCCCTCTGTGTCTTATGACTATATCTCCTCATAAATCTCCGGGCTCTCATGGATCCTCTTCTCTTCCAGTTATGATGATGAGGTTGATAAAGTGAATCAGTACCAGCGATTGAGTCTTGAAGATTTGGATAAGATTGAGATTGGTGAGTTCCCGAAGCTCTGTGGTGTGAAGGTCCTGACCTAAGCTTTAGACAAGGCCAAGTGGTGTTGAATTCCTTCTCTTTAGGTAGGAGAATGATTTATGAAGAATGAACCTTGTAACGTTCTCTTCACTCAGGTCCTGAACCAACGTTTTTTGGGAAGCCCAAGTTTTCGTGTATGCGTCTGCACTACAAGTACAAGGGGAACAGCGGCTACTTCCACACCCTACGGGCGGTGACTCGGAGTCCAGAGGAGGATGGAAAAGGTACAGTGGTAGTCCTTGTCAGAGGCTATAATTGTGGCTAAACTATCCCTTCAGAAGGCAGAAACACTGTTGAGTGTTCCCTACAATTTGCCATTTAACAGGCTTGTTATAGAGAGGACCATGCAGGCTGCAGCCACTGAGTGAGCCATTAATTCTGCCCATACATGATTGAAGATCTTTTGTGTAAAATTCATTATGGTGTATTGTTGCTTACTTATGCTGCCTTTCCCTAAGTACCCCAAACCTTACAATGAACCTCTTTATGAAATCGGGCTCCTTATGCCAGAGCTCACGTAGCAGAGTAGGGAAGAAGACCCTTTTCTTCATGGGTTTAGAATTGGATTTTTATTGGGTTTATAATGGTCATTAAGGGAGGACACTGTCTCTTTCAGGTCTGCCTGTGTCTGTAGGGTATGATAGGAGGGATGACATCATTGTATAGTCCAGTGTAATCCTCTAGATGGGTGCGTGGAGGTAACATCGCTCTATCCAGGGGGTCACTCATACTTGTTTTGTCTGTCCTGCAGATACGCTCTTGTGTATAGCAGAAATGCTGCGAATTACAAAACAAGCCCTGGGCTCAGACGTTCCCATCATCGAGAAGAAGCTGGAGAGGTGAGGGCATTGTCCAACCCTTTAGACTGGATATTTATGGCCATTCTCCATAAAACtgaattttatttactttttttaaagaaaaaacagcAAACCTCACGAAGAAATAATGGGGATACGCTCCAAAGAGCCGAAGCTGGGAATCAACAATGTGGCACTCGCTCAAAGCAAGAACTTCCTGATGAGTAAATTCTCCTCGCTCAACCAGAAGGTCAAACAAAGCAACATCGGAAGTTTACGCAAGTTAGGAAACTTAAACAAGTCAGAAGTTAAAGGATTTCTTAAACCCAACCTGCAGGTCAGTCTGTGGAAGTCTGATAGCAGCTTGGAGAACCCTGGCAGTGATGTCAAAGGTCACATAGAATCGGACTTGGACCTTTCTTCAGACAGCGACTCTTTCCATTCTGACGACGGAGGACTCTCTGGCTCGCTGGATAACCTCTGTCAGGTAGACTATGTGCTCCCAAGCTGTGGCATCATTGCCTCTGTCCCCCGGCTGGGGAGCCGCTCGCAGTCTGTCAGCAGTGCAGAGATTAATCTTCACATTCCTACGGAGATCCAGGTCACCCATTGTGAGGCCTCCCCGGCAGATAATGTCCACATAGACTTTGGGACCCCCGTTGAGGCTTACTGTCATCAATTTGTTCAAGACGCACAGACCAAAGGCGGCCTTCAAAAGGGTGAAGAGAACAAGGACAAGATGGAGAATTTTCTGGAGGGCAATAACTCTGGGTGTATCCTGCCC
Proteins encoded in this region:
- the INPP5F gene encoding phosphatidylinositide phosphatase SAC2 isoform X1, encoding MELFQAKDHYILQSGDRALWCSRHDGALSSRPATDLLLAWNPICLGLVEGIIGKVQLHTDLPWWLLLIRQKSLIGVLPEGHEIYKITKLAVIPLSTAEPQDLELELCKKHHFGIDKPEKITQSPDDSKFLLKTLTQIKSNVSAPNKKKGKESKEKERLERRLLDELFKMFMDSDSFYYSWTYDLTNSVQRQSSAEASGLPMWRRVDERFFWNRHMLEDLIALQNAHGGHWILPIIQGFVQIEELIVNYNESSDDDKSSPETPPQEATCVDDVYPRFLVALISRRSRHRAGMRYKRRGVDKSGDVANYVETEQFIHVHNHTLSFVQTRGSVPVFWSQVGYRYNPRPRLDKGEVETNFYFCLHFNKELEIYKKQVLINLVDQTGREKIIGDAYMKQVLMFNCPHLTYVTFDFHEHCRGMKFENVQTLTDAISDIITDMKWCWVDQAGVICKQEGIFRVNCMDCLDRTNVVQAAIARVVMEQQLKKLGVMPPEQPLPMKCYRLYQMMWANNGDAISRQYAGTAALKGDFTRTGERKLAGVMKDGVNSANRYYINRFKDAYRQAVIDLMQGVPVTEDLYSIFTKEKEHELLQRQSQRNHQELISQLLQNYMQMLLPDNEKFHGGWALIDCDPSLIDATHKDVEVLLLLSDCAYYVAYYDDEVDKVNQYQRLSLEDLDKIEIGPEPTFFGKPKFSCMRLHYKYKGNSGYFHTLRAVTRSPEEDGKDTLLCIAEMLRITKQALGSDVPIIEKKLERKNSKPHEEIMGIRSKEPKLGINNVALAQSKNFLMSKFSSLNQKVKQSNIGSLRKLGNLNKSEVKGFLKPNLQVSLWKSDSSLENPGSDVKGHIESDLDLSSDSDSFHSDDGGLSGSLDNLCQVDYVLPSCGIIASVPRLGSRSQSVSSAEINLHIPTEIQVTHCEASPADNVHIDFGTPVEAYCHQFVQDAQTKGGLQKGEENKDKMENFLEGNNSGCILPTSDAPDVDLLNRPSQLHVLVPDPAHHMLCVDPAPAALSGQSSPGSGSAASPADSSSSRAVSPFAKIRSSVVQVANITHAGLAQGINFAVAKVQKSPDPETATVTQRNDFKEMFTQCQTRIIQI
- the INPP5F gene encoding phosphatidylinositide phosphatase SAC2 isoform X2; the encoded protein is MELFQAKDHYILQSGDRALWCSRHDGALSSRPATDLLLAWNPICLGLVEGIIGKVQLHTDLPWWLLLIRQKSLIGVLPEGHEIYKITKLAVIPLSTAEPQDLELELCKKHHFGIDKPEKITQSPDDSKFLLKTLTQIKSNVSAPNKKKGKESKEKERLERRLLDELFKMFMDSDSFYYSWTYDLTNSVQRQSSAEASGLPMWRRVDERFFWNRHMLEDLIALQNAHGGHWILPIIQGFVQIEELIVNYNESSDDDKSSPETPPQEATCVDDVYPRFLVALISRRSRHRAGMRYKRRGVDKSGDVANYVETEQFIHVHNHTLSFVQTRGSVPVFWSQVGYRYNPRPRLDKGEVETNFYFCLHFNKELEIYKKQVLINLVDQTGREKIIGDAYMKQVLMFNCPHLTYVTFDFHEHCRGMKFENVQTLTDAISDIITDMKWCWVDQAGVICKQEGIFRVNCMDCLDRTNVVQAAIARVVMEQQLKKLGVMPPEQPLPMKCYRLYQMMWANNGDAISRQYAGTAALKGDFTRTGERKLAGVMKDGVNSANRYYINRFKDAYRQAVIDLMQGVPVTEDLYSIFTKEKEHELLQRQSQRNHQELISQLLQNYMQMLLPDNEKFHGGWALIDCDPRSVDPKGMTGGRVSLMQHIKMLKFCFFSRTAPTTWLIMMMRLIK